From Spirosoma aerolatum, one genomic window encodes:
- a CDS encoding metallophosphoesterase gives MTILTVSDIHGRNVWKEINTDIYDQIVFLGDYTDSYVFDNETIYNNLIDIIQLKRSQPDKIVLLIGNHDAQYMHFPHYRCSGFRPLAQPILSELFEQYEGLFQIAYQQGSYLFTHAGVTNRWLAHLLEKTENNSLTITPDYDLAELLNDVHQRSMSYRNLLFEVGPRRGGHDPFGGPIWADRQETKVDYLTGFHQVVGHTPINEFTTFGDAVSSITYTDVLQTKSAFYEIIIPD, from the coding sequence ATGACTATTCTTACCGTTAGTGACATTCATGGTCGAAACGTTTGGAAGGAAATCAATACAGATATTTATGATCAAATTGTTTTCCTGGGCGATTATACTGATAGTTACGTATTCGACAATGAAACAATTTACAACAACCTGATTGATATTATTCAGCTAAAACGTAGCCAGCCCGATAAAATCGTATTATTGATAGGTAACCACGATGCGCAGTATATGCACTTTCCGCATTACCGCTGCTCTGGGTTCCGGCCGTTGGCACAACCTATACTGAGCGAGTTGTTTGAGCAGTATGAGGGGCTGTTTCAAATTGCCTATCAACAAGGATCTTATCTGTTTACGCATGCAGGCGTTACCAATCGATGGCTGGCGCATCTTCTGGAGAAAACAGAAAATAATTCACTTACCATTACACCCGACTATGATTTGGCTGAATTATTGAATGATGTTCATCAGCGGTCGATGTCCTACCGAAATTTATTGTTTGAAGTGGGCCCCCGGCGTGGTGGGCATGATCCATTCGGTGGGCCAATCTGGGCTGATCGTCAGGAAACGAAAGTGGATTATTTGACTGGCTTTCATCAGGTAGTAGGGCATACCCCTATAAATGAATTTACCACGTTTGGCGATGCGGTAAGCTCCATTACATACACGGATGTTTTGCAAACCAAATCAGCATTTTACGAAATCATAATACCTGATTAA
- a CDS encoding NAD(P)-binding protein, which yields MDNNPDSISRRQFLVQAGAGTTTLLAGSSALLSCKSPRSVSHIRGSINGANHQVGHKLRSIPDLVKLPIKENVSADVLILGGGVAGLSARRWLQKQGVKDVLLLEMASQTGGNAAYGQNDVSAYPLGAHYLPIPDIRNKDLLQFLQECDVISRYDSHKSPVYNEYFLCHDPEERLFINGLWQEGLVPDTGLSTEDKQQIARFFALVDQLKQAKGADGRDAFAIPLDQSSADDQFRSLDAISFASYLTQEGFMSPYLRWYLNYGCRDDYGTTLANTSAWAGLHYFASRKGKAANASASSVLTWPQGNGFLADHLRKQADSPIRANLLAYDIQVKSTGVMVRVYDAVANQNVVVQANRVILATPQFITQRLLHSLVSERSTLAGFQYAPWLVANLTVSGLPQGRGVSLCWDNVLYNTASVGYINANQQDLHDSSPKVITYYKPLTDIGPDLARQTAYTTTYDQWLSQILDELEMAHPGVTAYVSQADIWLWGHGMIAPSPGFIWGNERRKAAQPLANRVFFAHSDLSGISIFEEAFYQGIRAAQEVVGSV from the coding sequence ATGGACAATAATCCCGATTCAATCAGTCGTCGTCAATTCTTGGTTCAGGCTGGGGCAGGAACTACCACCCTACTAGCTGGTTCGTCAGCTTTACTTTCCTGCAAATCACCCCGTTCGGTTAGTCATATTCGGGGAAGCATCAATGGCGCCAATCATCAGGTGGGGCATAAACTGCGGTCGATCCCCGATCTGGTCAAACTCCCGATCAAGGAAAACGTATCGGCCGATGTGCTGATATTAGGTGGGGGAGTGGCTGGTTTATCGGCTCGTCGCTGGTTGCAAAAGCAGGGTGTTAAAGATGTACTCTTACTGGAAATGGCATCGCAAACAGGGGGCAATGCGGCTTATGGACAGAACGATGTTTCGGCCTATCCGTTAGGGGCTCATTATCTGCCTATACCCGATATTCGAAATAAAGACTTGCTTCAGTTTCTTCAGGAGTGTGATGTGATCTCCAGATATGACAGCCACAAATCCCCTGTTTATAACGAGTACTTTCTTTGTCACGATCCAGAGGAACGGTTGTTTATCAATGGATTATGGCAGGAGGGGCTGGTGCCCGATACGGGTTTATCTACAGAAGATAAACAGCAGATAGCTCGTTTTTTTGCCCTGGTTGATCAACTGAAGCAGGCTAAAGGTGCCGACGGTCGTGATGCCTTCGCCATTCCCCTCGATCAGTCATCAGCAGATGACCAGTTCCGGTCATTGGATGCAATTTCGTTTGCCAGTTATTTAACTCAGGAAGGCTTTATGTCTCCGTATCTGCGTTGGTATCTAAACTATGGTTGCCGCGATGATTATGGAACTACACTTGCCAATACATCGGCCTGGGCGGGTTTGCATTATTTTGCCTCGCGTAAAGGGAAAGCAGCCAATGCCAGTGCGTCTTCTGTGCTGACCTGGCCGCAGGGAAATGGCTTTCTGGCAGATCATTTGCGTAAACAGGCCGATTCGCCAATCCGGGCCAATCTGCTGGCCTATGATATACAGGTAAAGAGTACCGGCGTAATGGTGCGGGTCTATGATGCTGTGGCCAATCAGAATGTTGTGGTACAGGCAAACCGGGTTATTCTGGCGACTCCACAGTTTATAACCCAACGATTGCTTCACTCGCTTGTCTCAGAACGAAGTACGTTGGCTGGATTTCAGTATGCCCCCTGGTTAGTCGCCAATCTGACTGTATCGGGGTTACCACAGGGAAGGGGGGTATCACTTTGCTGGGACAACGTGCTGTACAACACCGCATCGGTCGGTTATATCAACGCCAATCAGCAGGACCTGCACGATAGCTCCCCAAAAGTAATTACCTATTACAAACCCCTGACAGACATTGGCCCCGATTTAGCCCGACAAACTGCCTACACAACTACCTACGACCAGTGGCTTTCCCAAATTCTGGATGAGCTGGAGATGGCTCATCCGGGCGTAACGGCCTATGTGTCGCAGGCCGACATCTGGCTATGGGGACATGGGATGATTGCGCCATCACCTGGCTTTATTTGGGGTAATGAACGTCGGAAAGCAGCACAGCCGTTGGCCAATCGTGTTTTTTTTGCGCACTCCGACCTGAGTGGTATCTCAATTTTCGAAGAAGCATTTTATCAGGGTATTCGTGCAGCCCAGGAGGTGGTTGGTTCTGTATGA
- a CDS encoding polyamine aminopropyltransferase has protein sequence MVSPPKQVKPPSELRPLHWLLLVSVFVIATCGLIYELVAGTLASYLLGDSVTQFSTIIGVYLFSMGIGSWLSKYLDGNLLKWFIQIELLVGLVGGFSAPLLFVLFEQVASFRLLLYLLVGLTGTLVGLEIPLLMRILENQITFKDLVSRVFTFDYIGSLLASLVFPLWLVPQLGLIRTSLFFGLLNVGVAAFLLFRFAETRSFRTTFTAILGLSIIGLTTAFVYAEKIMAYSEGATFQDAIIYSKSTPYQRIVLTRNNRELRLYLNGNLQFSSADEYRYHEALVHPAMQARPNAQQVLVLGGGDGLAVRELLKYPAIRQIRLVDLDPAMTSLFRQNPVLVRLNQRALLSPKVQIINKDAFTWVREDTVRYDVIIVDFPDPSNYSIGKLYSTTFYNELEKRLAPDGLIVVQSTSPYVARKSFWCVRNTLAAVGFQTIPYHAYVPSFGEWGYVLALRNQHWRVGGALPAGLRFVNAQTIRDMLYFPPDMAAIPTEVNKLNNQVLVQSFEEEWAPYGQ, from the coding sequence ATGGTTAGTCCTCCGAAGCAGGTAAAGCCACCGTCGGAGTTGCGCCCATTACATTGGTTACTGCTGGTATCCGTATTTGTGATTGCGACCTGCGGACTCATTTATGAGCTTGTAGCTGGCACGCTGGCGAGCTACCTGCTGGGTGACTCTGTTACCCAATTCTCGACAATCATTGGGGTGTACCTGTTTTCGATGGGCATTGGTTCCTGGCTATCGAAATATCTGGACGGCAACTTATTGAAGTGGTTTATCCAGATTGAGCTACTGGTAGGGCTGGTTGGCGGTTTTAGTGCACCCTTGTTGTTTGTTTTGTTTGAACAGGTCGCTTCTTTTCGATTATTGCTTTACCTCTTAGTAGGGCTCACCGGGACGCTGGTAGGGCTGGAGATTCCACTGCTGATGCGGATACTGGAAAACCAGATTACCTTCAAAGATCTGGTGTCGCGCGTTTTTACCTTCGATTATATTGGCTCCCTGCTGGCTTCGCTCGTATTTCCCTTGTGGCTCGTGCCTCAATTAGGCCTGATTCGGACATCGTTATTTTTTGGTTTGCTAAATGTGGGAGTCGCTGCATTTCTGTTGTTTCGCTTTGCTGAAACTCGCTCATTTCGAACCACTTTTACAGCTATTTTAGGCTTGAGTATAATTGGGTTAACAACTGCGTTTGTATATGCCGAGAAGATAATGGCCTACAGTGAAGGGGCTACTTTTCAGGACGCCATTATCTACAGCAAAAGCACCCCGTACCAGCGTATTGTACTGACTCGAAATAACCGAGAATTAAGACTCTATCTGAATGGAAATCTTCAGTTCAGTTCGGCCGACGAATACCGGTATCATGAAGCCCTTGTGCATCCGGCTATGCAGGCGCGTCCAAACGCCCAACAGGTGCTTGTATTGGGCGGGGGCGATGGGCTGGCGGTTCGGGAGCTGCTAAAATACCCGGCTATTCGGCAAATCAGACTAGTCGATCTCGACCCGGCCATGACGTCGTTGTTTCGGCAAAATCCAGTTCTGGTAAGGCTCAATCAACGTGCGCTCCTGTCGCCTAAGGTGCAGATTATCAATAAGGATGCGTTTACGTGGGTAAGAGAAGACACCGTTCGTTATGATGTAATCATTGTCGATTTTCCTGACCCTTCCAATTACTCGATTGGAAAGTTATACAGTACAACGTTCTATAATGAACTGGAAAAACGACTGGCCCCTGATGGGTTAATTGTTGTACAGTCGACCTCGCCCTATGTAGCTCGAAAGTCGTTCTGGTGCGTGCGGAATACGTTGGCTGCGGTAGGTTTTCAGACGATTCCGTATCATGCCTATGTACCCTCATTTGGTGAATGGGGCTATGTGCTGGCGTTGCGAAATCAGCACTGGCGAGTTGGTGGCGCCTTGCCCGCCGGATTGCGTTTTGTGAATGCTCAGACGATTCGCGATATGCTCTACTTTCCACCTGATATGGCAGCAATACCAACGGAAGTGAATAAATTGAACAATCAGGTTCTGGTTCAGTCGTTTGAGGAAGAGTGGGCACCGTATGGACAATAA
- a CDS encoding DUF350 domain-containing protein, which translates to MEYKYITASIVYSLLGIIILIICFVLIEKIAPENLWKKIVDEQNVALAILAAAFMIAVSIIISSAIHG; encoded by the coding sequence ATGGAATATAAGTACATTACCGCTTCCATCGTTTACTCGCTGCTGGGCATTATTATTCTGATTATCTGTTTTGTATTGATCGAAAAAATAGCCCCTGAAAATCTTTGGAAAAAGATTGTTGACGAGCAAAACGTAGCGCTGGCCATTTTAGCAGCCGCCTTTATGATTGCTGTGTCTATTATCATCAGTTCGGCCATTCATGGTTAG
- a CDS encoding DUF4178 domain-containing protein, whose translation MASSGQTPPSATLNCPKCQTEITYYDVSGSSYYGCPNCHAFFQYEYENPPYILTAFSNSASPVVLPIGTEGYLNNQFVRVVGFIHKREAGTSYNWVEYMLLQKDGRYCQLAEYDGHWMLIEPMGKPYQYQANIVRTDERQYKIFSRYKAEVINAVGEFDWNLLNDEQLTISEYIQPPYMVVHEQDQQRSDWYKARYVKRSELATAFGMTEKSLPPSVGVGAIEPSDANQEAWRATWAFTGLALVLILVLQVILMIVRPSKELINQSYDTQPDSAGVSKPIITSSFDVQGPTSLLIDLSANTLTNHWLELSITLMNEQSGRVYEVSKSLEYYEGVESGESWTEGSRTEEAILSRVPSGRYHMNIYPVSEKYQTISYAIRVRQNKGLGSNLVLFILLLAVYPIIQVFHRSSFESRRWANSNIQNEQAE comes from the coding sequence ATGGCTTCTTCCGGCCAGACTCCTCCGTCGGCCACGCTCAACTGTCCGAAATGCCAAACGGAGATTACGTACTACGATGTATCGGGGAGTTCGTATTATGGATGCCCGAATTGTCATGCGTTTTTTCAATATGAGTACGAAAATCCACCCTATATTCTAACGGCTTTTTCAAATTCGGCTTCGCCAGTTGTTTTACCAATCGGAACGGAAGGTTACCTGAATAACCAGTTTGTAAGAGTGGTTGGGTTTATTCATAAACGGGAAGCGGGTACATCATACAATTGGGTCGAATACATGCTTCTGCAAAAGGATGGCCGATACTGCCAATTGGCAGAGTATGATGGCCATTGGATGCTTATCGAGCCGATGGGCAAGCCGTATCAGTATCAGGCCAATATTGTTCGGACGGACGAGCGGCAGTATAAAATTTTTAGTCGGTATAAGGCCGAAGTGATCAATGCTGTGGGTGAATTTGACTGGAACCTTCTGAATGATGAACAACTGACAATCTCCGAATACATTCAACCGCCCTACATGGTGGTTCATGAACAGGATCAGCAACGATCCGACTGGTATAAAGCTCGTTATGTGAAACGGTCTGAATTGGCAACCGCCTTTGGTATGACCGAAAAGAGTTTGCCACCGTCTGTCGGCGTTGGGGCTATTGAACCGAGCGATGCCAACCAGGAAGCCTGGAGGGCCACCTGGGCATTCACTGGGCTGGCGCTCGTTTTGATTCTGGTTTTACAAGTCATTCTGATGATTGTCAGGCCATCGAAAGAATTAATCAATCAATCTTATGACACCCAACCCGATTCGGCTGGCGTTAGTAAACCGATTATAACCTCATCGTTTGATGTGCAGGGACCAACTTCCTTACTCATTGATTTGTCGGCAAATACCCTGACCAACCACTGGCTTGAGTTGAGCATTACGTTGATGAATGAACAATCGGGGCGGGTTTATGAGGTGTCAAAATCGTTGGAGTATTACGAAGGTGTAGAGAGTGGCGAAAGCTGGACGGAAGGAAGCCGAACCGAAGAGGCCATTTTGTCGCGGGTCCCGTCAGGAAGATACCACATGAACATCTACCCGGTATCGGAAAAATATCAGACAATTTCGTATGCAATTCGAGTTCGTCAGAACAAAGGGCTAGGTTCAAATCTGGTTCTATTTATCTTGTTATTAGCGGTTTATCCAATTATACAGGTATTCCATCGAAGCTCGTTTGAAAGTCGACGGTGGGCTAATAGCAACATTCAAAATGAACAGGCAGAATGA
- a CDS encoding S-adenosylmethionine decarboxylase family protein encodes MAYRPGLHLLSTFTASADQLVEPSGCQALFDRLIDSLELTKVGEVYHAFPNGGFTAVVCLAESHVSIHTWPELGIATFDVFLSNYLHDNTAKARQFYVDVLCHFSATELSKQELTR; translated from the coding sequence ATGGCCTACCGACCAGGCTTACATTTACTATCTACGTTTACGGCTTCAGCCGATCAATTGGTCGAGCCTTCAGGCTGTCAGGCTCTTTTCGATCGGTTGATTGACTCATTGGAGCTCACAAAAGTTGGGGAGGTATATCATGCGTTCCCGAATGGCGGGTTTACGGCTGTTGTCTGCCTCGCCGAATCGCACGTGTCCATACATACCTGGCCCGAACTAGGAATCGCAACCTTCGATGTATTCCTGTCCAATTACCTGCATGACAACACCGCAAAAGCTCGTCAGTTTTACGTGGATGTCCTATGCCATTTTTCCGCCACCGAACTTTCTAAACAGGAACTGACCCGATGA
- the infB gene encoding translation initiation factor IF-2, which yields MAEEKSMRLSQVAKILNKGLSSVASSLSAKGFKVEVNPNTKINMEQLEVLAKEYKSTELLNGARRTESSVTVAEPPRSREEDVVAWRRDDAGRPLVDKKPESAPAELPKPPTSEPRSTPQTAQTGLPGLKVVGKIDLNPKPATPPVTQAKVTPPQEVKTPEPPKPVETKPQPVNVVTPTPEPPKPAAVQPQAEVVKPVETPPTPVVEVKPIPAPVQVSAPVNTPSKETPPAVVEKPKVEPVKAESVKPVPAPTPQVKAEPEKPVVKQESTKATPTPAPPMQSKPEPPQAKPVSAPANEEEEEVPTETIRAAGSHQLGGLKILGKIELPVNNPRQGQGGGNNNNADKKKRKRIRGGREGALGSTSQPQQGQGGGPNNRNDRGPRDGDRSPANRNPNDRNQNDRNQAGGQRDGNRQQNQAGGQRDGNRQPNQQAGGQRDGNRPQAQNADTDRNQAPANRAAGQGQGQNANTNNNRNQGGGRNNNNGRDRDQRGNRNNDRNNNRREAPTQADVRKAIQQTNARMQGNTPNRGADRRRDRRNQREEDRRLLNEQEELEAKTLKVTEFVSANDLASLMDVSINDVISVCLNLGMFVSINQRLDAEAITVIADEFGFDVQFVSAEDETEAGIDVEADAPEDLQPRAPIVTIMGHVDHGKTSLLDYIRRAKVAAGEAGGITQHIGAYSVKTSDDRMITFLDTPGHEAFTAMRARGAKVTDVVIIVIAADDSVMPQTREAINHAQVAGVPIVFAFSKVDKPGADAEKIRTELAAMNFLVEEWGGKYQAQEISSKSGMGVDDLLEKVLLEAELLELKANPDRRALGTVIEASLDKGRGYVSTVLVENGTLRQGDVMLVGAHYGRIRAMTNDRGERIKEAGPATPVQILGLPGAPQAGDKFNVMETEREAREIANKREQLLREQTLRTRKHITLEEIGRRKAIGTFKELNVIVKGDVDGSVEALSDSLLQLSTEEVQVNIIHKAVGQISESDVLLASASDAVIVGFQVRPSSSARRLAEQEQIEIRLYSIIYDAINEVKDAMEGLLAPTVEEVIVGNIEVRDVFKISKVGTVAGCYVTEGTIKRNNKIRIIRDFIVIHTGEISALKRFKDDVNEVKTGYECGLSIRNFNDIEVGDIIESFELKEVKRTL from the coding sequence ATGGCAGAAGAAAAGTCAATGCGCCTGAGCCAAGTGGCAAAAATTCTCAACAAAGGACTTTCCTCTGTTGCGAGTAGTCTGTCTGCCAAAGGGTTTAAGGTTGAAGTAAATCCTAACACCAAAATCAACATGGAACAGTTGGAGGTGTTAGCGAAAGAGTACAAATCAACGGAACTCCTGAACGGAGCTCGCCGGACCGAATCGTCGGTTACCGTTGCCGAGCCACCGCGTTCTCGGGAGGAGGATGTCGTTGCCTGGCGTCGTGATGATGCCGGACGGCCACTAGTCGACAAGAAACCCGAATCAGCTCCGGCTGAATTGCCTAAACCACCCACTTCGGAACCTCGATCAACGCCACAAACGGCCCAGACAGGGTTGCCGGGATTAAAAGTGGTGGGTAAAATCGATTTGAATCCCAAACCAGCAACTCCCCCTGTGACGCAGGCAAAAGTAACGCCACCACAGGAAGTAAAAACACCTGAACCACCTAAGCCTGTTGAGACTAAGCCTCAGCCGGTCAATGTGGTGACGCCTACGCCTGAGCCTCCCAAACCCGCTGCTGTTCAGCCACAGGCTGAAGTGGTAAAACCTGTAGAGACGCCACCCACACCTGTTGTTGAGGTAAAACCCATACCAGCACCGGTGCAAGTGTCTGCGCCGGTTAATACGCCATCCAAGGAAACTCCTCCGGCTGTCGTAGAGAAGCCGAAGGTAGAACCTGTAAAAGCTGAATCGGTAAAACCTGTACCAGCTCCTACTCCACAAGTGAAAGCTGAGCCAGAGAAACCTGTTGTTAAACAGGAATCTACTAAGGCTACACCTACTCCTGCACCACCTATGCAGTCGAAACCAGAGCCCCCACAGGCTAAACCGGTATCGGCTCCGGCGAATGAGGAGGAGGAGGAAGTGCCTACCGAAACGATTCGGGCTGCCGGTAGCCATCAGCTCGGTGGATTGAAAATCCTGGGTAAAATTGAGCTTCCTGTCAATAACCCACGTCAGGGACAGGGGGGAGGCAATAATAATAACGCAGATAAGAAAAAACGCAAGCGGATTCGCGGTGGACGCGAAGGTGCGTTGGGTAGTACCTCACAGCCTCAGCAGGGGCAGGGGGGCGGACCTAACAACCGAAATGACCGTGGGCCACGGGATGGTGATCGCAGCCCAGCCAATCGGAATCCGAATGACCGGAATCAAAACGATCGCAACCAGGCTGGTGGCCAGCGCGATGGCAATCGTCAGCAAAATCAGGCGGGTGGCCAACGCGACGGTAACCGTCAACCGAATCAGCAGGCTGGTGGTCAGCGCGATGGTAATCGTCCGCAGGCTCAGAATGCAGATACCGATCGTAACCAGGCTCCTGCCAATCGTGCAGCAGGGCAAGGCCAAGGCCAAAATGCGAACACCAACAACAACCGGAATCAAGGTGGTGGACGTAATAATAATAATGGTCGGGACCGAGACCAGCGTGGTAATCGGAATAATGATCGAAACAACAATCGCCGTGAAGCGCCTACCCAGGCCGATGTTCGGAAAGCTATTCAGCAGACCAATGCCCGGATGCAGGGTAATACTCCGAACCGGGGAGCTGATCGTCGACGTGATCGGCGGAATCAACGGGAGGAAGATCGTCGTTTGCTGAACGAACAGGAAGAGCTGGAAGCAAAAACGCTGAAAGTGACCGAATTTGTGTCGGCTAATGATCTGGCATCCTTAATGGATGTGTCGATCAACGATGTCATTTCGGTTTGTTTGAATCTGGGTATGTTCGTGTCGATTAATCAACGGTTAGACGCTGAAGCGATTACGGTTATTGCCGATGAGTTTGGTTTTGATGTACAATTCGTATCGGCCGAAGATGAAACGGAAGCCGGTATTGATGTAGAAGCCGATGCTCCAGAGGATCTACAACCACGGGCGCCTATTGTGACTATCATGGGTCACGTTGACCACGGTAAAACATCGTTGCTTGACTACATCCGTCGGGCTAAAGTGGCGGCTGGTGAGGCTGGTGGTATCACACAGCACATTGGTGCCTACAGCGTAAAAACCTCCGATGATCGGATGATTACCTTCCTCGATACACCGGGTCACGAAGCCTTTACGGCTATGCGGGCACGGGGAGCCAAGGTAACTGACGTAGTTATCATCGTGATTGCTGCCGACGATAGTGTGATGCCGCAGACTCGTGAAGCGATCAATCACGCTCAGGTAGCAGGCGTTCCCATCGTGTTTGCTTTCTCGAAAGTAGATAAACCAGGAGCTGATGCCGAGAAGATTCGTACCGAGCTGGCTGCTATGAACTTCCTTGTTGAAGAATGGGGTGGTAAGTACCAGGCTCAGGAGATTTCATCGAAATCGGGTATGGGCGTTGATGATCTGCTTGAAAAAGTATTGCTCGAAGCCGAATTACTCGAATTGAAAGCGAATCCTGACCGCCGGGCATTGGGTACGGTGATTGAAGCATCGCTCGATAAAGGTCGTGGCTATGTATCAACTGTACTGGTTGAAAATGGTACGTTACGTCAGGGCGATGTCATGCTGGTAGGCGCCCATTATGGTCGTATTCGGGCGATGACCAACGACCGGGGTGAACGGATCAAAGAAGCGGGACCAGCAACACCCGTTCAGATTTTAGGTCTGCCGGGCGCACCTCAGGCAGGGGATAAGTTCAACGTGATGGAGACGGAGCGTGAAGCCCGCGAAATCGCAAATAAACGTGAACAGCTCTTGCGTGAACAAACTTTACGGACCCGCAAGCACATTACGCTGGAAGAGATCGGTCGTCGTAAAGCCATCGGTACATTCAAAGAACTGAATGTAATTGTGAAAGGTGACGTGGATGGATCGGTAGAAGCCCTGTCGGATTCGCTGTTACAACTTTCGACCGAAGAGGTACAGGTGAATATCATCCATAAAGCTGTGGGGCAGATTTCCGAATCGGATGTACTGCTGGCTTCGGCTTCGGATGCGGTCATTGTCGGCTTCCAGGTTCGTCCGTCGTCGAGTGCCCGTAGACTAGCCGAGCAGGAACAGATCGAAATCCGTCTCTACTCGATCATTTACGACGCAATCAACGAGGTGAAGGATGCCATGGAAGGCTTGCTGGCACCAACGGTTGAAGAAGTAATTGTCGGTAATATCGAAGTTCGCGATGTGTTCAAGATTAGTAAAGTTGGTACGGTAGCAGGTTGCTACGTAACCGAAGGTACAATCAAGCGAAACAACAAAATCCGGATCATTCGCGACTTTATTGTGATACATACCGGTGAAATCAGTGCACTGAAACGCTTTAAGGATGATGTTAATGAAGTGAAAACAGGCTACGAATGTGGCTTGAGCATCAGGAACTTCAACGACATCGAAGTCGGTGATATCATCGAAAGCTTCGAACTGAAAGAAGTTAAACGTACACTATAG
- the nusA gene encoding transcription termination factor NusA, with amino-acid sequence MTSGLLIESFADFARSKNIDRPTMIAILEDVFRTMIRKKFGTDENFDVIINAESGDLEMWRTREIVDDNSEDIWDYDKIPLAEARKIQDDFEVGEQVAEEVKLEDFGRRVVQTARQTLIQKIKDMEKELLYQKYKDQVGDLVSAEVYQLLKHEIILVDSENNELSLPRTEQIPKDRYRKGEAVKAVISRVDMLNGTPKIILSRTSPVFLERLFEIEVPEIYDGLISIRKIVREPGERAKVAVESYDDRIDPVGACVGMKGSRIHGIVRELGNENIDVINYTENLELLISRALSPAKISSMQIDRDHKRVSVFLKPDQVSLAIGKGGQNIKLAGRLVDMEIDVFRDNEGQEDDEDVDLMEFSDEIDGWMIEELRKVGLDTAKSVLALSKEELVRRTDLEEDTVEEIVNILKQEFE; translated from the coding sequence ATGACCAGTGGACTTTTAATTGAATCGTTTGCTGACTTTGCCCGGTCGAAGAATATTGACCGGCCTACGATGATCGCTATTCTGGAAGACGTTTTCCGAACGATGATTCGTAAAAAATTTGGCACCGATGAAAATTTCGACGTGATTATAAACGCCGAAAGCGGTGACCTTGAGATGTGGCGGACGCGTGAAATCGTCGACGATAATTCCGAAGATATTTGGGATTATGACAAAATTCCGCTTGCCGAGGCCCGAAAGATTCAGGATGACTTTGAAGTAGGCGAGCAGGTGGCCGAGGAAGTTAAACTCGAAGATTTTGGCCGTCGGGTTGTGCAAACGGCTCGCCAGACGCTTATCCAGAAGATAAAGGATATGGAAAAAGAACTCCTTTATCAGAAGTATAAAGATCAGGTAGGCGATCTCGTCAGTGCCGAAGTATACCAGCTTCTGAAGCACGAAATCATTCTGGTTGATAGCGAAAACAACGAACTAAGCCTGCCCCGAACGGAACAGATTCCGAAAGATCGTTACCGAAAAGGGGAAGCCGTAAAAGCAGTTATTAGCCGGGTCGATATGTTGAATGGTACGCCTAAAATTATTCTGTCGCGTACATCACCCGTCTTTTTGGAGCGCCTGTTTGAAATCGAAGTGCCTGAAATTTACGACGGCTTAATCTCGATTCGTAAAATTGTTCGAGAGCCGGGCGAACGGGCCAAGGTGGCTGTTGAATCGTACGACGATCGCATTGACCCAGTTGGTGCCTGTGTGGGGATGAAAGGGTCCCGTATTCACGGTATCGTACGTGAACTGGGCAATGAAAACATCGACGTAATCAATTATACGGAAAACCTTGAATTGCTGATCAGTCGTGCGTTGAGTCCGGCTAAGATCAGTTCGATGCAGATTGATCGCGATCATAAGCGGGTATCTGTTTTCCTGAAACCCGATCAGGTGTCGTTAGCTATTGGTAAAGGTGGCCAGAACATTAAACTCGCTGGGCGGTTGGTGGATATGGAAATCGACGTATTCCGCGACAACGAAGGCCAGGAAGATGATGAAGACGTTGACCTGATGGAGTTCTCCGATGAGATCGATGGCTGGATGATCGAAGAGCTTCGCAAGGTTGGTCTTGATACCGCTAAGAGCGTGCTGGCCCTAAGTAAGGAAGAACTCGTTCGCCGAACCGACTTGGAGGAAGATACGGTTGAGGAGATTGTTAATATTCTGAAACAGGAATTTGAATAA